In Jejubacter calystegiae, the following are encoded in one genomic region:
- the yiaY gene encoding L-threonine dehydrogenase, translating into MTTSCFYMPSVNVIGQHSVNDVPGYLKAWGFQRALIVTDKGVSGLGMTDMLVKILAQENIATAVYDGTHPNPTTANVEAGLALLRESDCQCVISLGGGSPHDCAKAIALVATNGGTIRDYEGVDRSRQPQLPMVAINTTAGTASEMTRFCIITDEERHIKMAIVDKHVTPRLSVNDPQIMLGMPAMLTAATGMDALTHAIEAYVSTAATPITDACALKAMAMIAHALPTAVASGNDCQAREEMAWAQFLAGMAFNNASLGYVHAMAHQLGGFYDLPHGVCNAVLLPHVQMFNRQVSADRLRDCASALGVAVEALNAAEGADACITAIRQLAQRVGIPRGLRELGVKEQDFSVLADNALKDACGFTNPIQATHEEIVAIYRAAL; encoded by the coding sequence ATGACGACAAGCTGTTTTTATATGCCTTCCGTTAACGTTATCGGTCAGCATAGCGTTAATGATGTGCCTGGCTACCTGAAGGCGTGGGGATTTCAACGCGCATTGATAGTGACGGATAAGGGGGTATCCGGGCTGGGTATGACAGATATGCTGGTTAAGATCTTAGCTCAGGAAAATATCGCGACCGCCGTTTATGACGGCACCCATCCCAATCCAACCACCGCGAATGTAGAGGCGGGACTCGCATTATTGCGGGAATCTGATTGCCAGTGCGTTATTTCTTTAGGCGGCGGTAGTCCGCATGATTGTGCGAAGGCGATTGCTTTAGTGGCGACTAACGGCGGTACGATTCGTGATTATGAAGGCGTCGATCGCTCTCGTCAGCCGCAACTTCCTATGGTGGCGATTAATACCACGGCTGGCACGGCATCGGAGATGACCCGTTTTTGCATCATTACCGATGAAGAGCGGCATATCAAAATGGCGATTGTGGATAAGCATGTCACGCCCAGGCTTTCCGTTAACGATCCGCAGATCATGCTGGGCATGCCTGCGATGTTGACCGCCGCAACCGGTATGGATGCCCTGACGCATGCGATTGAAGCCTACGTTTCTACTGCGGCGACTCCGATTACTGACGCCTGCGCCCTGAAGGCGATGGCGATGATCGCGCACGCGCTGCCGACCGCCGTTGCCAGCGGCAATGACTGCCAGGCTCGGGAGGAGATGGCCTGGGCGCAATTCCTGGCGGGTATGGCGTTTAATAACGCTTCGTTGGGTTATGTTCATGCGATGGCTCACCAACTCGGCGGATTTTACGACCTGCCGCACGGCGTCTGTAATGCAGTGCTGCTGCCTCACGTACAGATGTTTAACCGGCAGGTTTCAGCGGACAGGCTGCGTGATTGCGCCAGCGCGCTTGGCGTGGCGGTTGAAGCGTTGAACGCCGCAGAGGGGGCCGATGCCTGTATTACGGCTATCAGGCAGTTGGCCCAACGCGTTGGTATTCCGCGTGGTCTGCGCGAATTAGGCGTGAAAGAGCAGGATTTTTCCGTGCTTGCTGATAACGCCCTGAAGGACGCCTGTGGATTCACCAATCCGATTCAGGCGACACACGAGGAGATCGTCGCTATCTACCGTGCGGCGTTGTAA
- the selB gene encoding selenocysteine-specific translation elongation factor: MIIATAGHVDHGKTTLLQALTGVNADRLPEEKKRGMTIDLGYAWLPQPDGEVIGFIDVPGHEKFLANMLAGVGGIDHALLVVACDDGVMAQTREHLAILQLTGLPSLTVALTRADRVSEERIREVEQQVRERVTSLGWPTASLFVTAAPQGTGIEALREHLRQLSGREHPANRRFRLAIDRAFTVKGAGLVVTGTALSGEVSEGDTLWLTGADKPMRVRGLHAQNQPVEKARAGQRIALNISGDAEKADIQRGDWLLAARPGEPSERIIVQLSGNTALQQWQSLHLYHAARHITGRVSLLEGELAELVLDTPLWLADNDRLVLRDISARTTLAGARVVLLNPPRRGKRQRPFLDWLAQLANARDDDASFTAWLERGAVPLATFAWARQLSPAGMAQLTQRPGLLLAGDHALSPEVAAAWQQTLLKTLARYHEQHDDQPGPGRERLRRMALPMENEALVLGLIERLRQEGLVESRRGWLHLPDHKPGFSGEQLALWQRVEALFGDEPWWVRDLARETGQEEQAMRQLLRMAAQQGLITAIVKDRYYRHERIRAFANLVRDLDLERGTTCAADFRDRLGVGRKLAIQILEYFDRIGFTRRRGNDHLLRDNGLFDT; encoded by the coding sequence ATGATTATTGCCACTGCCGGGCATGTGGACCACGGCAAAACCACGCTGTTACAGGCGTTAACCGGCGTCAATGCCGACCGGCTGCCGGAAGAAAAGAAGCGCGGAATGACCATCGATCTGGGTTACGCCTGGTTGCCGCAGCCCGACGGTGAGGTAATCGGTTTTATCGATGTGCCCGGGCACGAAAAATTCCTGGCCAATATGCTGGCGGGAGTGGGGGGAATCGACCACGCGCTGCTGGTGGTGGCCTGCGACGACGGCGTCATGGCTCAGACCCGGGAGCATCTGGCGATTTTGCAACTGACCGGCCTGCCATCGCTGACGGTGGCCCTGACCCGGGCAGACCGGGTTAGCGAAGAGCGCATCCGTGAAGTGGAGCAGCAGGTGCGTGAACGGGTGACTTCGCTGGGCTGGCCGACGGCGTCGCTGTTTGTCACTGCGGCCCCCCAGGGCACGGGTATTGAGGCGCTGCGCGAGCATCTTCGACAGCTAAGCGGTCGTGAGCATCCCGCTAATCGACGTTTTCGTCTGGCTATCGACCGTGCTTTCACCGTTAAGGGCGCCGGGCTGGTAGTGACCGGTACTGCGCTTTCCGGTGAGGTGAGCGAGGGCGACACCCTGTGGCTGACCGGGGCGGATAAACCGATGCGCGTGCGTGGTCTGCATGCCCAGAACCAGCCGGTGGAAAAAGCCCGTGCCGGGCAGCGTATCGCACTGAACATTAGCGGCGATGCGGAAAAAGCGGATATCCAGCGCGGTGACTGGCTGCTGGCGGCGCGCCCTGGCGAACCTTCCGAACGGATTATCGTGCAACTGAGTGGCAACACGGCGCTTCAGCAGTGGCAGTCGCTGCACCTGTACCATGCAGCTCGCCACATAACCGGGCGGGTATCGCTGCTGGAAGGGGAGCTGGCGGAACTGGTGCTGGATACGCCGCTCTGGCTGGCGGATAACGATCGTCTGGTGTTGCGGGATATCAGCGCCCGAACCACCCTGGCGGGAGCGCGGGTGGTGCTTCTGAATCCGCCACGGCGCGGCAAACGCCAGCGTCCATTCCTCGACTGGCTGGCGCAACTGGCGAACGCCCGGGACGACGACGCCTCCTTCACGGCCTGGCTCGAACGTGGCGCCGTGCCGCTGGCGACCTTCGCCTGGGCGCGCCAGCTTTCACCCGCGGGCATGGCGCAGCTCACGCAACGTCCCGGACTGTTACTGGCCGGGGATCACGCCCTGAGCCCGGAGGTGGCCGCCGCCTGGCAGCAGACATTGCTGAAAACCCTGGCGCGCTATCACGAACAGCATGACGACCAGCCGGGCCCCGGGCGCGAACGTCTGCGACGCATGGCGTTACCGATGGAAAATGAGGCGCTGGTGCTGGGGCTCATTGAACGTCTGCGTCAGGAAGGGCTGGTGGAAAGCCGTCGCGGCTGGCTCCATCTGCCGGACCATAAGCCGGGCTTTTCCGGCGAACAGCTGGCGCTGTGGCAGCGGGTTGAGGCGTTATTTGGGGATGAACCCTGGTGGGTGCGCGATCTGGCCCGGGAAACCGGCCAGGAGGAGCAGGCCATGCGCCAACTGCTGCGTATGGCCGCCCAGCAGGGACTGATCACGGCGATCGTTAAAGATCGCTACTACCGCCATGAACGGATCCGCGCTTTCGCGAACCTGGTGCGGGATCTGGACCTGGAGCGGGGCACGACCTGCGCCGCTGACTTCCGCGATCGGCTGGGCGTTGGCCGTAAGCTGGCGATTCAGATTCTGGAATACTTCGATCGCATCGGCTTTACCCGGCGGCGTGGCAACGACCATTTGCTGCGCGATAACGGGTTGTTCGATACCTGA